A region from the Spiroplasma taiwanense CT-1 genome encodes:
- the pdhA gene encoding pyruvate dehydrogenase (acetyl-transferring) E1 component subunit alpha produces MKFIGKFDPLKNEIVEIMDKNGKIINESLMPKISDKELIEAYKLMNLSRRQDDFQNKAQRQGRLLSFLSSTGQEASEIGFTLPLIKGKDWFVSGYRNNAAWLTVGMPMKNIMLYWMGNEYGGRSPEGVNSLPPNIIIGSQYSQATGIAFAEKYKKTGGVAVTTTGDGGMSEGETYEAMNFAKLHELPVIFICENNKWAISTPYKKSTKSLNIAVKGIASGVPSIKVDGNDFLAVYAVASEAIEYARKGNGPVFIECDTYRLGAHSSSDNPLIYRPQNEFDEALTKDPLIRLKQYLINKKSWDDKKQEKLDNEQDTFIRSEFDWAEANKDYPIEDIFDYQFAKKTPDLEKQYKEAKAFFEAHPEAKGGHH; encoded by the coding sequence AAATTTGATCCATTAAAAAATGAAATAGTAGAGATAATGGATAAAAATGGGAAAATTATTAATGAAAGTTTAATGCCAAAAATTAGTGATAAAGAATTAATTGAAGCATATAAACTAATGAATCTTTCAAGAAGACAAGATGATTTTCAAAATAAAGCACAAAGACAAGGAAGACTTTTATCATTTCTTTCTTCTACTGGACAAGAGGCTTCAGAAATTGGGTTCACATTACCTTTAATTAAAGGAAAAGATTGATTTGTTTCAGGATATAGAAACAATGCGGCTTGATTAACTGTAGGTATGCCAATGAAAAACATTATGCTTTATTGAATGGGAAATGAATATGGAGGTAGATCACCTGAAGGTGTAAATTCATTACCACCAAATATTATTATAGGTTCACAATATTCACAAGCAACTGGAATAGCTTTTGCTGAAAAGTATAAAAAAACTGGAGGTGTTGCAGTTACTACAACAGGTGATGGAGGAATGAGTGAAGGGGAAACTTATGAAGCAATGAACTTTGCAAAATTACATGAATTACCTGTAATATTTATATGTGAAAATAATAAATGAGCAATTTCAACTCCATATAAAAAATCAACAAAATCACTTAATATTGCAGTTAAAGGAATTGCTTCAGGTGTTCCATCAATTAAGGTTGATGGAAATGACTTTTTGGCAGTTTATGCTGTTGCAAGTGAAGCAATTGAGTATGCAAGAAAAGGAAATGGTCCTGTTTTTATTGAATGTGATACATATAGACTTGGAGCACACTCTTCTTCAGATAATCCACTAATCTATAGACCACAAAATGAATTCGATGAAGCTTTAACTAAAGATCCTTTAATTAGATTAAAACAATACTTAATTAATAAAAAATCATGAGATGATAAAAAACAAGAAAAATTAGATAATGAACAAGATACATTTATTAGATCAGAGTTTGATTGAGCAGAAGCTAATAAAGATTATCCAATTGAAGATATTTTTGATTATCAATTTGCAAAAAAAACACCTGATTTAGAAAAACAATACAAAGAAGCTAAAGCTTTCTTTGAAGCACACCCTGAAGCAAAAGGAGGACATCATTAA